A part of Gemmatimonas groenlandica genomic DNA contains:
- a CDS encoding alkaline phosphatase family protein: MPMPRTLRSGRAWWRAAILVAACSLTLPWLTSQARAGSVALRQRRLKVVLVVFDGLRPDHITPARMPRLHALSASGVMSWQHHSLFPTVTRVNASALATGTGPSGHGILDNSIFLPSVADRVLNTGEAQDMLLADSVLAGRLLTAPTIGSRLREAGLRMMVASAGSSGSAYLFAGGAGTPVVNADLVLPHALSPMVEHVLGAPPADASPNIGRNTWAVDALLRVGVDSLDVDVGYLWLSDPDHTAHGAGLGSVMADSSIRAADREFGRLLDGLAARALAQSVNVLVVSDHGFSTHVGDTKSLRKQLGALADSVVIAGSAIHVRRGGAGTRDAVVRVLQQWPEAGAIFSAPTAANGLGAVRGTISTAQIGWQHARAADVLYSADWSHQRNGAGHRGDTRQSGVAGHGTSSPYDVTATFVASGPAFLVGAQAVAPSSNADIVPTILHLLGQPSTPIGVTGRPLLELLRNGGAGAPTITRDSLVAETAGYRTVAYRTRVQQTWYFDSTRTTRR, encoded by the coding sequence ACGCTCCGGTCGGGCCGCGCGTGGTGGCGTGCGGCCATTCTCGTCGCCGCCTGTTCTCTCACGCTCCCGTGGCTGACCTCTCAGGCTCGAGCCGGCAGTGTCGCGCTACGTCAACGCCGGCTGAAAGTGGTCTTGGTCGTGTTCGACGGGCTGCGCCCCGACCACATCACGCCGGCCCGCATGCCGCGACTGCATGCCCTCTCCGCGAGCGGTGTAATGTCGTGGCAGCATCACTCGCTTTTTCCGACGGTCACTCGGGTCAACGCCAGTGCCCTCGCAACCGGCACGGGTCCTTCGGGACACGGCATCCTCGACAACAGCATCTTTCTGCCGTCGGTCGCTGATCGGGTGCTGAACACGGGCGAAGCACAGGATATGCTGCTTGCCGACAGTGTGCTGGCGGGTCGCCTGCTGACCGCCCCGACGATTGGCAGCCGTTTGCGCGAGGCGGGTCTGCGCATGATGGTGGCGAGCGCCGGTTCCTCGGGGTCGGCGTATCTGTTCGCGGGCGGCGCGGGGACGCCGGTCGTGAACGCCGATCTCGTCCTACCCCATGCGCTGTCACCTATGGTGGAGCACGTGTTAGGCGCGCCACCGGCCGATGCCTCACCCAACATCGGGCGTAACACGTGGGCGGTGGATGCGTTGCTGCGGGTCGGTGTCGACTCGCTCGATGTGGACGTGGGATATTTGTGGTTGTCCGATCCCGATCACACGGCTCATGGCGCGGGACTGGGTAGTGTCATGGCGGATTCCTCCATTCGCGCGGCCGATCGCGAATTCGGGCGCCTACTGGATGGGCTGGCGGCCCGTGCGCTCGCGCAGTCGGTGAACGTACTGGTCGTGTCGGACCACGGCTTCTCTACGCACGTGGGTGACACCAAATCCCTTCGCAAACAGCTGGGAGCGCTGGCCGACAGTGTGGTGATCGCCGGCAGCGCCATTCACGTGCGTCGTGGTGGAGCGGGGACACGGGATGCGGTCGTGCGTGTGCTGCAGCAATGGCCCGAGGCCGGAGCCATTTTTTCGGCGCCCACGGCGGCTAACGGCCTGGGCGCCGTGCGTGGCACGATTTCCACTGCGCAGATCGGCTGGCAGCATGCGCGTGCGGCCGACGTGCTGTACTCGGCCGATTGGTCGCACCAGCGCAACGGCGCGGGACATCGCGGCGACACACGCCAGTCGGGGGTGGCCGGACACGGAACATCGAGTCCGTACGACGTGACGGCGACGTTCGTGGCCAGCGGCCCGGCATTTCTCGTGGGTGCCCAAGCCGTCGCACCGAGTAGTAACGCTGACATCGTGCCGACGATTCTTCACCTGCTTGGGCAGCCGTCGACGCCGATCGGGGTGACGGGTCGGCCGCTGTTGGAGCTGTTGCGCAACGGCGGGGCCGGTGCACCGACGATCACGCGCGATAGCCTTGTCGCTGAAACTGCGGGCTATCGGACCGTCGCGTATCGCACACGCGTGCAGCAGACGTGGTACTTCGATTCGACGCGCACGACGCGTCGCTGA
- a CDS encoding saccharopine dehydrogenase family protein has translation MTATTAFLLYGATGYVGEAMARECVKRGMAPILAGRNAEALAALGRELGLAYRVCALDDAGALDAALAGVSVVLHCAGPFLYTSRPMVDACLRTGVHYLDITGEFPVFEAAAARDAEAQARGVMLMPAVGFDVVPTDCLAVYLKKRLPTATHLTMAFHSVGPSGLPPGTQRTVIELLRFGNRVRVNGQFARATSPMKMRAVDFGAGPVEVTQLTWGDVFTAYYSTGIPNIEEYTVLPRAARQSMAVMQWLRPLLALGWVRTLLRRGVKPGPSPSRRAQTVTHVWGEVTDGTGGHASARLHGPEAGVEWTVACALAVVERVMRGEVQAGYQTPAKVYGAELVMTCAGVTREDVASA, from the coding sequence GTGACTGCAACGACCGCCTTTCTGCTGTATGGCGCGACCGGCTACGTGGGGGAGGCCATGGCCCGCGAGTGCGTGAAGCGCGGGATGGCGCCGATCTTGGCCGGCCGCAATGCGGAGGCACTCGCCGCACTCGGCCGTGAGCTGGGACTCGCGTATCGCGTGTGCGCGCTGGACGATGCGGGCGCGCTCGACGCCGCGCTCGCCGGCGTCTCGGTCGTGCTGCACTGCGCGGGACCGTTCCTGTATACATCACGACCGATGGTGGACGCATGCCTGCGCACAGGTGTGCACTACCTCGACATTACGGGGGAGTTTCCCGTATTCGAAGCGGCGGCCGCGCGCGATGCCGAGGCGCAAGCGCGCGGCGTGATGTTGATGCCGGCAGTGGGCTTCGATGTGGTGCCGACCGATTGTTTGGCCGTGTACCTCAAGAAGCGATTACCCACGGCCACGCACCTGACGATGGCGTTCCACAGCGTGGGGCCGAGCGGATTGCCGCCGGGCACGCAGCGCACGGTGATCGAGCTGTTGCGCTTCGGAAACCGTGTTCGCGTGAATGGCCAGTTTGCACGCGCCACGTCGCCGATGAAGATGCGCGCGGTGGACTTCGGTGCCGGGCCGGTGGAAGTCACGCAGCTCACATGGGGGGATGTGTTCACCGCGTACTACAGCACGGGCATCCCTAATATCGAGGAATACACCGTGTTGCCGCGTGCGGCGCGGCAGTCGATGGCGGTGATGCAGTGGCTGCGACCGCTGCTCGCGCTGGGGTGGGTGCGCACGCTGTTGCGACGCGGGGTGAAGCCCGGCCCGTCGCCGTCGCGTCGCGCGCAAACGGTGACGCACGTGTGGGGCGAGGTGACGGACGGTACGGGTGGCCATGCCTCGGCGCGCCTGCACGGCCCCGAGGCGGGTGTGGAATGGACGGTGGCCTGCGCGCTCGCCGTGGTGGAGCGCGTGATGCGGGGCGAGGTCCAGGCCGGGTATCAGACGCCCGCGAAGGTGTACGGTGCGGAGCTGGTGATGACGTGCGCCGGGGTGACACGCGAAGACGTGGCGAGCGCGTAG
- a CDS encoding SDR family NAD(P)-dependent oxidoreductase has protein sequence MTDQMTLRGRTAVITGAGSGIGRAIASSLAQRGCHLALADVNTEGLAETVSLLPVSGLRVTQHQLDVADRAQVAAFPAIVREAHGGADLLVNNAGVALGGTFEMVSEADFDWLFNINFHGVVSMTRAFLPLLRASTEARLVNISSIFGIVAPAEQVAYAASKFAVRGFSEALRHELDGTTVGVTVVHPGGVRTNIAERARAPEGVDDTEAAQRRAAFKKFLRMPPAKAGEIIVRGIEQRRKRVLVGSDAVGLSLLARLAPVSYWSIMAKGLPK, from the coding sequence ATGACTGACCAGATGACCCTGCGCGGCCGTACGGCCGTGATTACCGGTGCCGGCAGTGGCATCGGGCGCGCGATCGCCTCGTCGCTGGCACAACGCGGCTGTCATCTCGCGCTGGCCGACGTGAACACCGAGGGTCTCGCCGAGACCGTCTCGTTGCTGCCGGTGAGCGGGCTGCGGGTGACCCAGCATCAGCTCGACGTGGCTGATCGCGCGCAGGTCGCCGCCTTCCCCGCCATCGTACGCGAGGCGCACGGCGGTGCCGATCTGCTCGTGAACAACGCGGGTGTGGCGTTGGGCGGCACCTTCGAAATGGTGAGCGAAGCCGACTTCGACTGGCTCTTCAACATCAACTTCCATGGCGTGGTGAGCATGACGCGCGCCTTCCTGCCGCTACTGCGGGCCAGCACCGAGGCCCGACTCGTCAACATCTCGAGCATCTTCGGTATCGTGGCGCCGGCCGAGCAAGTGGCGTACGCCGCCAGCAAGTTCGCGGTGCGCGGATTTTCCGAAGCGCTGCGTCACGAACTGGATGGCACCACGGTCGGCGTAACGGTGGTGCATCCCGGTGGCGTGCGCACGAACATCGCGGAACGTGCGCGGGCGCCGGAGGGCGTGGACGACACCGAGGCGGCCCAGCGGCGCGCGGCCTTCAAGAAGTTTCTCCGCATGCCGCCCGCCAAGGCCGGCGAGATCATCGTGCGGGGCATCGAACAGCGCCGGAAGCGTGTGCTCGTGGGCAGCGATGCGGTGGGGCTGTCACTACTGGCACGACTGGCGCCGGTGTCATACTGGTCGATCATGGCGAAAGGATTACCCAAGTGA
- a CDS encoding NAD(P)-binding protein, giving the protein MLRDSNSTPRLGEISVEHVDVLIVGAGLSGISAAWHLQTACAGLSYAIVEGREQMGGTWDLFRYPGIRSDSDMYTLGYRFRPWRNAKAIADGPSIKAYIEDTAHEFGIDRAIRYRHRLVRAEWSSADARWLVHLEVGADRTPLRLSCGFLYSCAGYYDYGQGYTPAWPGASDFVGPLVHPQHWPADLDYRGKRVVVIGSGATAVTLVPAMANGDRAAAHVTMLQRSPTYIATLPSVDTVANALRRVLPSKLAYAISRWKNVARSMFYYSIARSRPETFKKALRTDATAQLGADFPFEEHFSPRYQPWDERLCMVPDGDLFVALREQRASIVTDTIERFDATGIVLQSGAHLDADIIVAATGLRMSLLSGVTLVVDGAVVDLAQCMTYKGMMLSDVPNMAAAVGYTNASWTLKCDLIAQHVCRLLNYMGARGYAQVTPRRDPSMTETPVFDFTSGYVQRALAHLPKQGDRAPWKLYQNYVKDLFSLRHGRVDDPALEFRTVPAPSQRPALEFAAHD; this is encoded by the coding sequence ATGCTCCGGGATTCCAACAGCACACCGCGCCTCGGTGAAATCAGCGTGGAACACGTCGACGTCCTGATTGTCGGCGCCGGCCTATCCGGCATCAGCGCCGCATGGCATCTGCAAACGGCGTGTGCGGGGCTGTCGTACGCGATCGTGGAAGGCCGCGAACAGATGGGCGGCACCTGGGATCTGTTCCGTTATCCCGGTATTCGCTCCGACTCCGACATGTACACGCTCGGCTATCGCTTCCGCCCCTGGCGGAACGCGAAGGCGATCGCGGACGGGCCGTCGATCAAGGCCTATATCGAGGACACCGCGCACGAATTCGGGATCGATCGCGCCATCCGCTATCGCCATCGCCTCGTACGGGCTGAATGGTCGTCGGCCGATGCCCGCTGGCTTGTGCACCTCGAAGTCGGCGCCGATCGGACACCGCTGCGTCTGAGCTGCGGCTTTCTGTACAGCTGCGCCGGCTACTACGACTACGGGCAAGGCTACACCCCCGCATGGCCTGGCGCGTCGGACTTCGTGGGGCCGCTCGTGCATCCGCAACATTGGCCCGCGGATCTCGACTACCGCGGCAAGCGCGTCGTCGTGATCGGCAGCGGGGCGACGGCGGTCACGCTCGTGCCGGCGATGGCGAATGGAGACCGGGCCGCGGCACACGTCACGATGCTGCAGCGTTCGCCCACCTATATCGCCACGCTGCCGTCGGTCGACACGGTGGCTAACGCGTTGCGTCGCGTGCTGCCGTCGAAGCTGGCGTACGCGATCTCGCGCTGGAAGAACGTGGCCCGCAGCATGTTCTACTACTCCATCGCCCGCTCACGTCCGGAGACCTTCAAGAAGGCGCTGCGCACGGACGCGACAGCGCAGCTCGGTGCCGACTTCCCGTTCGAAGAGCACTTCAGTCCGCGCTATCAACCGTGGGACGAACGCCTCTGCATGGTGCCCGATGGCGACCTGTTCGTGGCGCTGCGCGAGCAGCGTGCATCGATTGTGACGGACACGATCGAACGCTTCGATGCCACGGGCATTGTGCTGCAGTCGGGCGCGCATCTCGACGCGGACATCATCGTGGCGGCCACGGGGCTACGGATGTCGCTGCTGAGTGGGGTGACGCTCGTCGTTGACGGTGCGGTCGTCGATCTCGCCCAGTGCATGACGTACAAGGGTATGATGCTCAGTGACGTCCCGAATATGGCGGCGGCGGTCGGCTATACAAACGCGTCGTGGACCCTCAAGTGCGACTTGATCGCGCAGCACGTGTGCCGTCTCCTCAACTACATGGGCGCGCGCGGCTACGCGCAGGTGACGCCACGTCGTGATCCGTCCATGACGGAAACGCCGGTGTTCGACTTCACCTCCGGCTACGTGCAGCGCGCGCTCGCCCATCTCCCGAAGCAGGGCGATCGCGCACCCTGGAAACTCTACCAGAACTACGTGAAGGATCTGTTCTCGCTCCGGCATGGACGCGTGGACGATCCAGCGCTGGAGTTCCGCACCGTGCCCGCGCCGTCGCAACGCCCTGCGCTGGAGTTCGCCGCGCATGACTGA
- a CDS encoding amidohydrolase family protein — MRAFRFLLGLAVLAAGSLEAQQSSRTEPVTGLRDNSTGYHALVGARVVTAPGQVLTNATIVVRNGLITAVGAGMAAPAGARVWDLKGLTVYPGFIDASADLGGDAPPQGGDVGPTHWNPQVRAWFSTTANLKDDSTRRTALRSLGFGTALAVPRQGIFRGSASVLNLGDGGVRERVLRPDLAQSIGFQRSFALGGMYPNSAMGTVALMKQTFMDAEWYIRAWGTYETSGRSLLPPETSEALSALAKAVKGTQPVFFETTSEEEYLRAYKLAQEYKLTPWFRGSGQEYRLIDVLKGRTQPLVLPLNFPDAPNVSSPEAATNVTLADLRHWYLAPTNPSQVAAAGVPFAITADGLSSLTQFLPNLRTAVARGLAPDKALAALTTVPAAFLGIEKTHGTIAVGKAANLVVSDGDLFTEESSVRDVWVQGRQYGVTRPPQVDPRGTWTITSDDAGTFKTATLRLEGPLNRIRGTVEMAGRRPVPLTSVRVIAETGRLEATFAGEPLGQEGALLLAGSVRDTTFFGWLSLPNGTDAQYRGARTEAFEGPARGAVAVKVPKIDLPFIRPSMEFGRSAPPMQPAVVLVRNATVWTQGPQGRMENADLLVQAGKVVRVGQKLAAPAGAVIVDATGKHVTPGLIDPHTHSGVSAVNESGFAIVPEVQMGDVITHNNIWFYRQLAGGLTTTMILHGSANPIGGENVYVKTRWGGLPDDYRIVGAPRTVKFALGENPKRSPTRYPNTRMGVQEIIRDHFLAARDYEKEWKNWEKTKTGIPPRKDLRMEAILDILNQKLLVTSHGYRADEFLALVRLAEEFGFRIQALQHGVEAYKIASELKKSGVAAIVWSDWGAFKLEAYDATSYNARLLIEAGVVTSLHSDDAEISTRMNWEAGKLLRSGVDEVMALSTVTNQSAKAIAIDNKVGSLEAGKDADFVIWSGNPLSQFTKAEQTWVDGRKYFSLDEDKVLREEIAKQRAQLIQAVIAAGVTETPAAGPARGRGGEGARR, encoded by the coding sequence GTGAGAGCGTTTCGTTTCCTCCTCGGCCTGGCGGTGCTCGCTGCCGGATCGCTCGAGGCCCAGCAATCCTCGCGCACGGAGCCGGTGACCGGCCTGCGCGACAACTCCACGGGCTATCACGCCCTCGTCGGTGCGCGCGTGGTCACGGCTCCAGGCCAAGTCCTGACCAACGCCACGATCGTGGTCCGCAACGGCCTCATTACCGCCGTCGGCGCCGGCATGGCCGCGCCCGCGGGGGCTCGCGTGTGGGACCTCAAGGGTCTCACGGTCTATCCCGGCTTCATCGATGCCTCCGCTGACCTCGGCGGCGACGCACCCCCACAGGGCGGCGATGTTGGCCCCACCCACTGGAATCCGCAGGTGCGCGCGTGGTTCAGTACCACCGCCAATCTCAAGGACGATTCCACCCGCCGCACTGCCCTTCGCTCGCTCGGCTTCGGCACCGCGCTCGCCGTGCCGCGTCAGGGTATCTTCCGCGGCTCCGCCTCGGTGCTCAACCTCGGTGATGGCGGCGTGCGTGAACGCGTGTTGCGCCCCGATCTGGCCCAGTCGATCGGCTTTCAGCGCTCCTTCGCCCTCGGTGGCATGTACCCGAACTCCGCCATGGGGACGGTGGCGCTCATGAAGCAGACCTTCATGGACGCCGAGTGGTACATTCGCGCGTGGGGCACGTACGAAACCAGTGGCCGCTCGTTGCTGCCGCCCGAAACGAGCGAGGCGCTCTCGGCGCTCGCCAAGGCCGTGAAAGGCACGCAGCCCGTCTTCTTCGAGACCACCAGCGAAGAGGAATACCTGCGCGCGTACAAGCTCGCGCAGGAGTACAAGCTGACGCCGTGGTTTCGCGGCAGCGGACAGGAGTACCGTTTGATCGACGTGCTCAAGGGACGCACGCAGCCGCTGGTGTTGCCGCTGAACTTCCCCGACGCGCCGAACGTGTCGAGCCCGGAAGCCGCGACCAACGTGACGTTGGCTGACCTCCGTCATTGGTACCTCGCGCCCACCAATCCGTCGCAGGTCGCGGCGGCCGGCGTGCCCTTCGCGATCACCGCCGACGGCCTCTCGTCGCTTACGCAGTTCCTGCCCAACCTGCGCACCGCGGTGGCCCGTGGCCTCGCGCCCGACAAGGCGCTCGCCGCCCTCACCACCGTCCCCGCCGCATTCCTCGGCATCGAGAAGACGCACGGCACCATCGCCGTGGGCAAGGCCGCCAATCTCGTCGTCAGCGACGGCGATCTCTTCACCGAAGAGTCGAGCGTGCGCGATGTGTGGGTGCAGGGCCGTCAGTACGGTGTCACGCGTCCGCCGCAGGTCGACCCGCGCGGCACCTGGACGATTACCTCAGACGACGCCGGCACCTTCAAGACGGCCACGCTGCGTCTCGAAGGCCCGCTCAATCGCATCCGTGGTACCGTGGAAATGGCCGGACGTCGTCCGGTCCCGCTCACGTCGGTGCGCGTCATCGCCGAGACGGGTCGTCTCGAAGCGACCTTCGCCGGTGAGCCGCTCGGGCAGGAAGGCGCGCTGCTGCTCGCCGGCTCCGTGCGCGACACGACCTTCTTCGGCTGGCTCTCGCTCCCCAACGGTACCGACGCCCAGTATCGCGGCGCGCGTACCGAAGCGTTCGAAGGCCCCGCCCGCGGCGCCGTGGCGGTAAAGGTGCCGAAGATCGATCTGCCGTTCATCCGGCCGTCCATGGAGTTCGGCCGTTCGGCGCCGCCGATGCAGCCGGCCGTGGTGCTCGTGCGCAACGCGACGGTGTGGACGCAGGGACCACAGGGGCGGATGGAAAACGCCGACCTGCTGGTGCAGGCGGGCAAGGTAGTGCGCGTGGGACAGAAGCTCGCCGCCCCCGCCGGCGCGGTGATCGTCGACGCCACCGGCAAGCACGTCACGCCGGGACTCATCGATCCGCACACGCACTCCGGTGTCAGCGCGGTCAATGAATCGGGTTTCGCGATCGTGCCCGAAGTGCAGATGGGCGATGTCATCACGCACAACAACATCTGGTTCTATCGCCAGCTCGCCGGCGGACTCACGACCACGATGATCCTGCACGGCTCGGCCAATCCGATCGGCGGCGAGAACGTGTATGTGAAGACGCGGTGGGGCGGACTGCCCGACGACTACAGGATCGTGGGCGCGCCCCGCACGGTGAAGTTTGCACTTGGTGAAAACCCGAAGCGCAGCCCGACGCGCTATCCGAACACGCGCATGGGCGTGCAGGAAATCATCCGCGACCACTTCCTGGCCGCGCGCGATTACGAGAAGGAGTGGAAGAACTGGGAGAAGACGAAGACCGGTATTCCGCCGCGCAAGGATCTGCGCATGGAAGCCATCCTCGACATTCTCAACCAGAAGCTGCTCGTGACCTCGCACGGGTATCGCGCCGACGAATTCCTCGCGCTGGTTCGCCTCGCTGAAGAATTCGGCTTCCGCATCCAGGCGCTGCAGCACGGCGTGGAAGCGTACAAGATCGCCAGTGAGCTCAAGAAGTCCGGTGTCGCCGCCATCGTGTGGAGCGACTGGGGCGCGTTCAAGCTCGAAGCGTACGACGCGACGTCGTACAACGCGCGCTTGCTGATCGAAGCGGGTGTGGTCACGTCGCTGCATTCCGACGACGCCGAGATCTCGACGCGCATGAACTGGGAAGCGGGTAAGCTGCTGCGCTCGGGCGTCGACGAGGTCATGGCGCTGTCCACGGTGACCAACCAGTCGGCCAAGGCGATTGCGATCGACAACAAGGTCGGCTCGCTCGAAGCCGGCAAGGATGCCGACTTCGTGATCTGGAGCGGCAATCCGCTGTCGCAGTTCACGAAGGCCGAGCAGACGTGGGTGGATGGCCGGAAGTACTTCTCGCTCGATGAAGACAAGGTGCTCCGCGAGGAGATCGCGAAGCAGCGTGCGCAGCTCATTCAGGCCGTGATCGCGGCCGGAGTCACCGAGACGCCCGCCGCTGGACCGGCGCGTGGTCGCGGCGGCGAAGGAGCGCGCAGGTGA
- a CDS encoding amidohydrolase family protein, translating into MRTMNTTARRTSTRLTTLALATAFAGLLAPRAATAQERMTVPPQEQPVVLRGATIHTVTKGTITNGTIVLDRGKITAIGGPDIAVPRGAKVVDLAGKHIYPGLIDAYSTVGITEIGSVDVSNDINELGDFNPNVRAEVAVNAESRHIGTTRSAGVLVAFSTPEGGVISGLSSAMSLEGWTWEEMSMKGAAALNVKWPDPNAQPRRGGGGGPGGRGGPAGPPPKTYAEQVEQIKGYFAEARAYRDAVKSNQSVRTDARYAAMIPAIDGSIPVVVAAEGAAQINDAITWGKAEGIKLVIRGGRDALFVADRLKAENVPVILTSTMSAPDRQYEGYDNAYATPAKLHAAGVKFAIAGGSGALYSYRLPWEAGVAVAFGLPEEEALKAVTINAAEFMGVADKVGSLEVGKEATLLITTGTPLDMTSNIIQSYIQGREINMMDIHKLFFQKYMEKIKQQAPRKITP; encoded by the coding sequence ATGCGAACCATGAACACCACAGCGCGCCGGACGAGCACTCGTCTTACGACGCTGGCGCTGGCGACGGCGTTCGCCGGGTTGCTCGCGCCGCGCGCGGCGACTGCCCAGGAACGCATGACGGTGCCACCGCAGGAGCAGCCGGTCGTGCTACGCGGCGCCACGATTCATACCGTGACCAAGGGAACGATCACCAACGGCACCATCGTGCTCGATCGGGGCAAGATCACCGCGATCGGCGGCCCCGACATCGCGGTGCCGCGCGGCGCCAAGGTGGTGGACCTGGCCGGCAAGCACATTTATCCGGGCCTCATCGATGCCTACAGCACGGTTGGTATCACCGAGATCGGCTCGGTTGACGTCTCGAACGACATCAACGAACTCGGCGACTTCAATCCGAACGTACGCGCCGAAGTGGCGGTGAACGCCGAGAGCCGGCACATCGGCACGACGCGCTCCGCGGGGGTGTTGGTGGCCTTCAGCACGCCGGAAGGCGGCGTGATCTCGGGGCTGTCGTCGGCGATGTCCCTCGAAGGTTGGACGTGGGAAGAGATGTCGATGAAGGGCGCGGCCGCGCTGAACGTGAAGTGGCCCGACCCGAACGCGCAGCCGCGTCGTGGTGGCGGCGGTGGCCCTGGCGGACGCGGTGGCCCGGCCGGCCCGCCGCCGAAGACGTACGCCGAGCAGGTGGAGCAGATCAAGGGATACTTCGCGGAAGCGCGGGCGTATCGTGATGCCGTGAAGTCGAATCAGTCGGTGCGCACCGATGCGCGGTACGCGGCGATGATTCCGGCCATCGACGGATCGATTCCCGTCGTGGTGGCGGCTGAAGGCGCGGCGCAGATCAACGACGCGATTACGTGGGGCAAGGCCGAAGGGATCAAGCTTGTGATCCGCGGCGGACGTGACGCGCTGTTCGTGGCCGATCGTCTCAAGGCCGAGAACGTGCCAGTGATCCTCACGTCGACCATGTCGGCGCCCGACCGCCAGTACGAAGGCTACGACAACGCCTACGCCACGCCGGCGAAGTTGCACGCGGCTGGTGTGAAGTTCGCCATTGCCGGTGGTAGCGGCGCGCTGTACAGCTATCGGCTGCCGTGGGAAGCCGGCGTGGCCGTAGCGTTCGGCCTGCCCGAAGAAGAAGCGCTCAAGGCGGTGACGATCAATGCCGCCGAATTCATGGGCGTCGCCGACAAGGTGGGCTCGTTGGAAGTCGGCAAGGAAGCCACGCTATTGATCACGACGGGGACGCCGCTGGACATGACGAGCAACATCATCCAGTCGTACATCCAAGGTCGTGAGATCAACATGATGGACATCCACAAACTCTTCTTCCAGAAGTACATGGAGAAGATCAAACAGCAGGCGCCGAGAAAGATCACGCCGTAA
- a CDS encoding PA2169 family four-helix-bundle protein has translation MSSDTNNEAVSVMNDLIETCRDGEKGFAAAAERADSADLKQLFSTLATQRKTFTHELEVEVERIGGTPADMGHAAAAAHRGWMAVKAAVSTDDDQSILDECERGEDYAKKAYADALGKTLPSDLRPLVMRQADDVRAAHDKVRDLRNQHRDTKHEDHDRPTA, from the coding sequence ATGTCCAGCGATACGAACAACGAAGCCGTCTCGGTCATGAATGATCTGATCGAAACCTGCCGCGATGGCGAAAAGGGATTCGCCGCTGCGGCTGAGCGCGCCGACAGCGCCGACCTCAAGCAGCTCTTTTCGACGCTTGCCACGCAGCGCAAGACGTTTACACATGAGCTCGAGGTGGAAGTCGAGCGTATCGGTGGCACGCCCGCCGACATGGGGCATGCTGCTGCCGCTGCGCATCGCGGCTGGATGGCGGTGAAAGCGGCGGTCTCGACCGACGATGATCAGTCGATCCTCGACGAATGCGAGCGCGGCGAAGACTATGCCAAGAAGGCTTATGCCGATGCTCTCGGCAAGACACTGCCGAGCGACCTGCGACCGCTGGTGATGCGACAGGCTGACGACGTGCGCGCCGCGCATGACAAGGTCCGTGACCTCCGGAATCAGCATCGTGACACGAAGCACGAAGACCACGACCGCCCGACCGCGTAA
- a CDS encoding fasciclin domain-containing protein codes for MAAAPAAEAPAPKDIVETAIAAGTFNTLAKALTAAGLVETLKGAGPFTVLAPTDEAFAKIPAKDLEALLADKAALTKVLTYHVIAGNVPASTVTTLTEATSLEGSKIAIKVVDGKVMLNGASEVTSTDIAASNGVIHVINTVLMPPKK; via the coding sequence ATGGCTGCCGCGCCCGCCGCTGAAGCGCCGGCGCCGAAGGACATTGTCGAGACCGCTATCGCCGCCGGCACCTTCAACACGCTCGCGAAGGCCCTCACGGCCGCCGGCCTTGTCGAAACGCTGAAGGGCGCCGGTCCCTTCACGGTGCTCGCGCCGACGGACGAAGCCTTCGCCAAGATCCCGGCCAAGGATCTCGAAGCGTTGCTCGCCGACAAGGCCGCGCTCACGAAGGTACTCACGTACCACGTGATCGCCGGCAACGTGCCCGCCTCGACCGTGACGACACTCACCGAAGCCACGTCCCTCGAAGGCAGCAAGATCGCGATCAAAGTGGTCGACGGCAAAGTGATGCTCAATGGTGCCAGCGAAGTCACGTCGACGGACATCGCCGCGTCCAACGGCGTGATCCATGTCATCAACACGGTGTTGATGCCGCCCAAGAAGTAA